The following DNA comes from Centropristis striata isolate RG_2023a ecotype Rhode Island chromosome 3, C.striata_1.0, whole genome shotgun sequence.
GACTGGTCATTGTTCCAACATCCCATTGGTCCAACGCTCCAGTAGTTCAATAATACACACTGGCGTCCCATGACTCCCAATGtccttaaaaaataattacgaAATGCTGTGTTAGAAAAGATAACTTCTCCAGACTGTTGAGCTGTCAGACCAGTGAGACTTCAGAAGGTTGGCATGTCACCCTCCCACTGCTGCCTTTTCCTCTACTCATAGCTTAACAAATTAGACTTTTTCTTTCTTGGTTTATGTCGGTGCATGTCACGACAGAACTCCACTGTTGAATTTCAGCCTGCATGCAAGTTTTTTCAGCCTAATATGGTTGAAATGGAGCAGCTTATATTGGTAGAAAGAGCAACAAGTTAGCATAGAGCTGAgtgtttaaatgtttaggaaGAAAGTGTGTTTCTTCCTAAACATGCGATGGGAATACCAAAATAAAGGCATCACAAAGATGATGATATGGATCGAGGTTTTGCTTGCacattttttagttgttttcacTGCAGCTGCTCTCTGCTCCTTATTGCGTGTGTGCAAAGCCCCGCCTTCTttaaaacacagagaggagagaataaATTGATAAAGTGCAACcaaagaacaaacaacaaatataaagataatagAATATCTCATATCAGATTTGTTTTAGATACATAGACATCTttgccaacaacaaaaaaggttaATCAAACAATCTTTATTGCTGCTCTATATTCTTTTTTATACAGTAGGCTCTCCTTCATAGCACCACATCAGAAAGGACCTGCATCATTCTCTGCAGGAAACTGCATGGCCGGGTTGTtttttcacacacatatttaagcATTATATGTAAAACAGCAGCTCAACTGAATTGAATTATCATCGTAAGATGTAAAGTTGAAATGTTTTCACAGGAAACAATCAAAGGCTTCCCAGTTTTTCCGTGTTTTCCAGCTAATATATGCTGACTCTGATGAAAGAGCAGGTCTCTTCTCTGTGGCACAAAGTAAACATCTCCGGTGAAGCCGCAGACTCATCTGACTTGAGTGGACGCCTCGAGGAAGGAGTGGTATTATTAGATTACCTGTGATGAAGTGACTTAGATGTTATTGCCATCTGCCTGGTTGTTATGaggtgcaggtgtgtgtgtgtgtgtgtgtgtgtgttgggtttgATCCGTGTGTGCACTTTAATACGTGTGTAAActtattaatgtaataaattggcATTGTGAATATGCTATCTTCTTGGAAATCTACAATTACCATCCATGACAACAGGACTTTCTTAGAAATTTCACGCTACCCTCGTCTTCACAGGTCTAATTCTCCGTCCTCCTGCACCAACCTTGGTCTAATTGCATTTACTTGTTGAAGCAAATCCCATCTGGGAAATTCAATACACATTCTGAATTAATCGTCCTCTCTACATTATGGCTTGAGTCTCCTGGCACCTCTGTTTTACTAtgaaaaacactataaaaatacataaatgtgaAGGCAGGTTAATTAATATGAGGATAATGTTTTAAGTGGACTGGTGACCTGTTATGGCATTTTTTACTGCAAAAATCAGTGTGCTAATGCTGGACTTGCAGGGACAAAACAAGCAGAGATAAAGGCCAGTGCTGTATATTTAAACAGGTCACAgctttattttaaagacacCAAAGAAAAGCCTGTTTTTTACAAgaaattttatgtaaatgtcgACAAAATGAGGCTTACACTCAAGGCAATGGTGGTTATTGTTAAATACAGAGCAAgggaaaatatttaatatattaaatgtgTGGAAGGAGAATAGATTGTAAAATTTCTTCAAATAATTTTCCTCAGTGTTTGTTAATATTTTGTTAAAGGACACACATCTCACATATTTCAGATTTTCCCAGATACAACTGATCGTCATTTCTTCACACTAtaggaagtgacatcacatgTTGACAGCGTGGCTCAGGCACGCCTCCCTGGAAATAAGGAGAGGGGAGATTGCATGAGATAAACCGTGGCAGATTCAGAGGCAGTCGTTGGATTGGCATGGCTGtgtgcagctcagcactgagaTCTACATCCACGAGGCTCCTGCCTGGACATCTGGATTCTGTCTGCGCGGCGACACAGCCTTGACACGGTGCTGGACAGAGAAACACTGAGCTGTGCTGTGTTTTCACAGCATGTTGCAGGGCACTGGGAGATAGAGAGGGAATAATAAGGGGGGGACAACCTTACCACACACTTGAGCGATGTTCCGcgagcttctctctctctcgtttcaGACCGTCAGGCTTTTCTACACAGAGACCTGGGACTAATGGAGGGATGCAATGATGTTGCTCTTTGCTTGTCATGCTTGAATCACAGCTTCATATATCCTTTTGTGTCCGAGACCTCATTGTCTTCGTCTGTCACTGCCGCCAGATCAACTGTGGGGTAGCGTGGCGGACACAGCCCCCTCCTCAACCCCCCTCTCCCTTGTCTGTGCCCCCGCTCTCTCATCACTCCCGGCTCGCTCGTGTCTATTTACCTCTCTTAAGCTACCCTCCCCTCTCGGTTAAGCTCCGTCTTTCTTGCTCTCCCGCTCCCTACTGCTTACTATCTCCCTCTCGTTGCTCCTTCAAAGCAGGCAGTCTGCTATTCTATCCAAGCAGCTTGCTACATGATCTCCTGGAAAAGGGTTTTCGCCGCTGCTCTGCCTCCTCACAATTCCTGAGCCTGTCCAGATTTCCATCTCAACCACGGCAGGATGTTCCTTCGCGAGGATTGATCCCCATCCGCCCCCTTTCACTTTCCCCTTCCCCTCCCTTGTCCTGATCTCCTGCCCTCTGACCCTCACCCTCTTATTCTCTACCCtcaccctccctctcctcttcgTCCTTACCCCAAGCCTCTTTCCCCCATAACTCATTCCACCCTCTTGACCATGTTGCCATGTGTCTGCTGGCTCCAACTTATCCTCATCTTGCTGTCCTCTGTCTTATGGACCCTGGGGGAAAACTGCCCAGCGACCTGCCTGTGCCCAGATCCTCACACTGTGGACTGCAGCGGCCGTGGGCTGACCCGTCTTCCCAGTGAGATCCCCTTGGATGTGCGCAGGCTGTTGCTGGCTGACAACTGGATACTCCGCATCCCCTCGGACTTCCTGGTCCTGTACAGTGACTTGGTCTACCTGGACCTCCGGAACAACTCCCTCTCCCACATAGAGCCGGGGACTCTCAGCACCTCTTCCAGGCTGGTCTTCCTGGACCTGGGCAGCAACAATCTGACTGAAATCCCTAAGGGGACCTTTGGGGAGTCTCGGAGCCTGATCAAACTAAGGCTGGGCAACAACCCGTACCTGAGCATGGTGAACGAGGATGCTTTCCTCGGCCTCACCTCTCTGAGAGAACTGGAACTGGAGCGTAATGCACTGTCAACGCTACAGGTGGGGGCGCTGAGTCAGTTGCCCTCCCTGCGGGCGGTGAGGCTAGAGGGCAACCCCTGGGTGTGCAACTGCAACTTTGCCAACCTATTCGTGTGGCTGATGGAGAACAGGCACAAGCTTCCAAATGGTGAGTCGCAACATCTAAGGAGCATTTGCTTTCCATGTGCTTGACCTACATAAAGCGTATCTGAGCACAACATACAACAGTATTATTGCAAATCCATTGCCATAACACTGCTCCAGTCTATTTATGTTTTCCCAGTAGGAGAGGgaaccccctccctcccccttggtctaattttatctctttcttCCTCCACTCCCATAGCATAATGTGTGAGACTGTGAGTATGTAATATGAGACAATAGCACTTGTTTGAAAGCGAAAGCTGCAAGAATGCTTTGTTCAAAATGCACCAATATTTTCCAGTCCACATTTCACCATGCATATAAACAATGACCTCTATCCTGCGTGGTAGTCAAAATCGATCAATTTGCtgcttatatttatataatacttATTTATATAACACCTGCCATTTGGTGGATACTGTAATTCAGCAATATTATCAATTATTTTATCCTACACCAGTGGAAATCAACCCTCTTCGCCTATTCTCCCTCTCCGCTCTATCCATGTGAATTTTTAGGCCCATACTATAGACTCTGTCTACCACTGTGATTCAGCCTGGAGGGCTGAGTTAGATAACAGGGCTGAAGTTTTGGTGTGCTTCAGTGTGCAAGGCAATCTGAATGTGTGCATGCAGAGGCTGAGgagcaacacaaaacaaaggGGATCACTATGTCCCTTTGGAAATATTATACGATCTGCTTACATGGAGCTGATTGGCTGCAACGTCCAAAGCTACTGAATGCTGGGGGGCTGTGAGATTTGTCCTGGATAAAACACAAACCATCACAAGagctcaaatctgatttatttatttatttattgtgaatTTATTCCCAGGCAAATCATTGTTGCCATTGTTAATAAAGAAccaaaaatgctctcactgaaGGTCAGCCATATGTATATTACTATAAATGCCCTTACAAAGGACACAGACAGCAGTTATCTCATAAGTGCAAGCCAGCACGTGGGAGCAGAggagacaaaaataaacagatcTGACAGTTCAGCCACACATGACTAGTAGCTCATGCTGTTATCATATTCAGATCAGAGTTCAGAGTTATACAGAGTAATACAGACGTATTACATGATTCTGGCTTCATCTAAGAATTTATTATGAGTGTGGCACATGCACAAGGATGTTCAAggtgtatattaaaaaacataactCTGTTTAAATGCAGAACACAATGTTTGAGTACAGGGTGTTATGTATAAAGTGCACAGATAAGGAGTGGGCACATTTATATCTGTCAGTGGTCCAAGGTTGTTTGGGGTGTGAGATGTCGACCTGTGTATACAAagaggagttttttttctttttccaaagcATGAATAATGGTGGATTAAACCTCATTTAACTAGTTAGACATCAAAGCTTCTTCatattgttatcattaaatgACATATTGTagttatgtaaaaatatttcataacaaaaatggtaatttttcaatttgcaaattaaaatggaaatctCACAAGGCTCAAAAGAGCTTTAACTCAACTCCAgcgaacaaaaaaacaatctggCTGCAAACTGCTGACAAGTCACAAAAGCAAACTCCTTATATACATTTAGGCCATCTTGTACTGTGCTATTGATACTTCTTTCCTCCAGGGGCTTTCTGCATTTGCcccaaaaacaagacaagttTGGGCCTGTGCGGATGCAAAGTTGATAAACTGGCAAGAATACCTAACTTCCCCCAGTAACAGGCTGCAAATGCATTAATCACGGCTTCTAAGTGTTGTCAACTGCAAGGCATAATGAATTGCATTAGTAGTGCTGGCCAGGCAGACATCAACAACAAAGAAGAAGCCAAAGGCCTGGCCAAGCTGCCGGCATGGCTGCCAACTGGCCCCAGTGTATACACACACTCAAATTGAGTTAGTAATGCGTACCTCACTTCATATGCAGCTCTTACATCCCCATCAGTGAGTGTTTGCTTTGTGACCCCAGAGACAGGTGCACCTgctcacacagaacacacacatacatgattATTTGTGCAGGATAATAAAAGTGTTCTACATTTGgtcttttgtattattttatcattttctttGGCCAGTAAAAGGTGTCTGGAATGTACTTTGTAATGCTAATGATGCAGGAGGACTGGATGACAAATAACATTTTACCAAAAGGAATAATAATCACTTTCCCTCTGAGACTTTTTTCTTCTAAGGCACTGCAAATAAGTTCTGTAACAGGTCAGAGGGGACAAAAACATTCACTGAACTAAAAATATCCTCTCAAACAagttttttccctttgtgtatTATTTATAGAAgagctgctttatttatttcttcctATAAGTGCGACACAACTAGCCGTGACCTCCAGTTCTGCAGCTTACAGTTTCCTTGAGAACTGCTCATCCAAAAAACTTCACACTTGACACTGTGCTGACTCAGGTCCAGATAAATACACCTGCCATGTCTAGTTGCATATCCAAGCAGTTGACCCTTcactaagccccgcccctttttcTTATTAGCGACTGCTTCTCCCTTAAGAAATATCATCT
Coding sequences within:
- the lrrc38b gene encoding leucine-rich repeat-containing protein 38, with the translated sequence MLPCVCWLQLILILLSSVLWTLGENCPATCLCPDPHTVDCSGRGLTRLPSEIPLDVRRLLLADNWILRIPSDFLVLYSDLVYLDLRNNSLSHIEPGTLSTSSRLVFLDLGSNNLTEIPKGTFGESRSLIKLRLGNNPYLSMVNEDAFLGLTSLRELELERNALSTLQVGALSQLPSLRAVRLEGNPWVCNCNFANLFVWLMENRHKLPNGVEGMECSLPMDGRRVSLTQLSKDSFRECQATLTLTDLLIIIFSGISVSVVAIMTSFFLASTVHCFQRWSKGTKGDEEESEE